The nucleotide sequence tagaatatagATAACCGTTCAGCTAAAACATTTGCCTTAGTCCTTGCGCGTGCTTCATTGATTTCTGCCATCAGGAGATTATGTTTCCCGTGCAAGCACGTCATCCCGTCCAGCGGTCCCAGGTTAATGGCATCATGGTAAAAACACATGCTTCATTGCATGGATTGATAAAACACATGCTTAATATTTCATGGATTTTCAGCCATTGATTTAGTGTATCATCCAACTATCCAAGAGTTCAAACAACATATGAGCTCAGACTTTCAGAGGCCTATATGTTGCCACACCAAAAGCTCTCTCTCCCCAGAGGCTTATCTGTTGCCACATGGCCACACCAAGTCCAAACCCTCACCTCTCCATGTCCATCAATGGAGGAGCCACCGTTTCGGCTGGTTGGGCGGCCACCcaacctcgccggcgacgaacagTGGATCACAGTAGCAGAAGCTGCTTACTTCGACCATCATATGGATCTACCAGAGGCTTCGGTACGAGGAGAATTGCAGTTCGTTCTGCCTCCCAGAAGAACTCGTCTCCTCCATTGATGACCACTGAGCAAGAAGCCGAAGACGAGGTGGTGCTAGAGTCGCCGGCGCACTTCCGCatctacaagagcggcaagaTCGACCGCCTCAACCGGCCACCCGTCCTGCCCGCTGGTCTCGACGAGGCCACCGGCGTCACCTCCAAGGACGTCGTCCTCGACGCCGACACCGGCGTCTCCGTCCGCCTCTTCCTCCCCAAGCTTCAGGAGCCCTCCAAGAagctccccgtcgtcgtcttcttccacGGCGGCGCGTTCTTCATCGAGTCGGCCGGCTCCGAGACGTACCACAACTACGTCAActccctcgccgcggcggccggtgtCCTCGTCGTGTCCGTCGACTACCGGCTCGCCCCGGAGCACCCGCTCCCCGCGGGCTACGACGACTCGTGGGCGGCGCTCCAGTGGGCGGCCTCGGCGCAAGACGGATGGATCGCCGAGCACGGCGACACGGCTcgcctcttcgtcgccggcgacagcgCCGGCGCCAACATCGCGCACGAGATGCTCGTGAGGGCGGCCGCCAGCGGCGGGCGCCCGAGGATGGAGGGCGCGATCCTGCTGCACCCGTGGTTCGGCGGGAGCAAGGAGATCGAGGGGGAgccggagggcggcgccgcgatCACCGCGGCGATGTGGAACTACGCGtgcccgggcgccgccgccggcgcggacgACCCGCGGCTGAACCCGCTGGCGGCCGGCGGGCCGGTGCTGGAGGAGCTCGCGTGCGAGAGGATGCTCGTGTGCGCGGGGGGGAAGGACGTGCTCGCGGCGAGGAACCGCGCGTACTACGACGCCGTGGCGGCGAGCGCGTGGCGCGGGAGCGCGGCGTGGCTCGAGTCGGAGGGGGAGGGGCACGTGTTCTTCCTGGGGAATTCGGAGTGCGAGAATGCCAAGCAGCTCATGGATCGCATCGTGGCGTTCATAGCCGGTGGATGAGCTGCTTGGATCGTATATAAGTCAACATTGAAGTTGAATCGAGTTATTTGTTTCACTCATCATTCACTGGGTTGAAATCGAATCGAAGTAAATAGTGTACAAACACTACTAAGCTTTCGAAGGTGAAACTGAAATTGATTGCGTGCCACAaaattgtgatgtatttgtaaTAGTACATCCCTAGAAGGGTCAtcgatagatttttttttcttgcataaTCAAAAGTGGCAACTATTACCTTACAATGAACCATCGCATGGACTAGGGAACATAAGGGTATGTTAAATGATAGAGACGAGTATGGTCTCTTAgacaatacaagattatttagaGATGTGTCTTTATAATAGTTGAGACGACAAAGGTTCTAATCATTAACTCAAGAAATATTCATTTTGTTAATATTCTTTCCATTATTTTATCCTCGTGCAACCATATTTCCATATTATAGTGATTAAGAGTCGTTGTTATGCATAACAACGATACTTtgtctctcctctttttctttctctttctctttcttacATGTCAACAAGTATTCCTAATTAACAACGTTAAGAGATCACTATTGACAACCACTGTACATGCCCTAATGGCAATTATCACCTTAGATTAGATTAGTTGGTGCTGCGGTGGAGAGAAGAGTCGACTTTCACCCAACAAAgatctttttattattattatttttagagaagggtatttttttacccagtctctatatccaaccggatatatacatCCTTTTATAAATTAGTAACTTAGCCTATCAAACGGGTCTCAAATAACCCAATATGAAATTCGCTCTTATAgatatttgaactcaggacctacCCAACAAAGAGCTGGAAATGGATTCTAATTCCTCTAAGGAATAATGTACTCTCGTTTTCTAAATTCTTCGTAAATGGTTGTTGCAAATTctagaaaattttgacaatgtAGATTATAGTGTATGCCGGCATTGTCTAGATACATTGTCATATGATGTGTCACATTCCTCCTAAGTTAATTtgttttgagacggagggagtacataatagAGCGAGAGCCTGCGAGGCCCCACATGTATAGTCTTTTAAGCCTTTTAGTTGGACAGTAGGAAGAActcggttaaaaacaactcttagagcaggtataatagaaCTTCTTCAGTCGGTGATAACAACATCCACATCATCGTTGTATTACGTGGAGGGAGAAAACATGAAAACGAAGAGAGCGAGCGCTTGCTGAAGCGCCGGGTGGTAGCACGAAAATTTAGGCCATATTAAACATTTTATATGGTTTGTGGGCCTCCGGTTcagtttatttgatattttgtgGCCATGCATAGCGTGCAGCTCCCAATATACGTTAGTTTTATGCTCAACAGCTCAAGCATGGTGGACCATAGATATAGAgcttggttttgatcatctgtGCATATAATAATTAAGTCCATTCACGCTTATATAAAGCCAAGTTATAGTTTGTCCTTTGTATAAGCAATCTACAATCATCAACTCTAGATGACATGGACATATGTTACCACCGTCAATCAGCTTTgctattagccttgctcttatGACGTAATGTCAGAGTGATATGAGTGCCTGACAGGTAAGGCCCACATGACAGAGAGATACGTTCCTCTGACAGACGTGAGAGGAGCCCGTCGATCTCAGCTGATTGGAGAAAAACCCGGTGTGGTCTCGGCTACTatagggaaaattggaaccatgccattataattttacaaaatttgagatatgctatTCTGACCCACATGTGGGtgctacatgtcattga is from Oryza sativa Japonica Group chromosome 9, ASM3414082v1 and encodes:
- the LOC4347284 gene encoding 2-hydroxyisoflavanone dehydratase gives rise to the protein MATPSPNPHLSMSINGGATVSAGWAATQPRRRRTVDHSSRSCLLRPSYGSTRGFGTRRIAVRSASQKNSSPPLMTTEQEAEDEVVLESPAHFRIYKSGKIDRLNRPPVLPAGLDEATGVTSKDVVLDADTGVSVRLFLPKLQEPSKKLPVVVFFHGGAFFIESAGSETYHNYVNSLAAAAGVLVVSVDYRLAPEHPLPAGYDDSWAALQWAASAQDGWIAEHGDTARLFVAGDSAGANIAHEMLVRAAASGGRPRMEGAILLHPWFGGSKEIEGEPEGGAAITAAMWNYACPGAAAGADDPRLNPLAAGGPVLEELACERMLVCAGGKDVLAARNRAYYDAVAASAWRGSAAWLESEGEGHVFFLGNSECENAKQLMDRIVAFIAGG